The following proteins come from a genomic window of bacterium:
- a CDS encoding ABC transporter substrate-binding protein, with protein MMTRGGIAMMLAAVLVAGLAGTAVPQTKYTVRFGVVGVPSTTYYAPLVVAEQKGFFAQQGVQLQRTVIGPDDNLVRAAAGGALDLGIPEASIAINGNAHGAPVKVIACLTDRYPYNLFARAGIKSYADLKGKTISHWTVAPEASTALIRRLMANGGLKEGEYNLIAGGGLPARYAALSKGAVDAAILTAPFNLLARREGMTDLGGLFDIPAVFACVIDNTNWAARNRDATVATLKALIMGFRYTANSAHKDEVVKMLADLGHLDPAVVGQTYDQFYRTQTYLTSWDLAPSPRSMQGVIDILAGLGQVPKGADPQRYFDLSFLNAALAQVGK; from the coding sequence ATGATGACACGCGGCGGGATCGCGATGATGCTTGCGGCAGTACTGGTGGCCGGCCTGGCGGGGACGGCTGTGCCGCAGACCAAGTATACGGTGCGGTTCGGCGTCGTCGGCGTCCCGTCGACGACGTACTACGCGCCGCTCGTGGTGGCCGAGCAGAAGGGCTTCTTCGCGCAGCAGGGGGTGCAGCTGCAGCGGACGGTTATCGGGCCGGACGACAACCTGGTGCGGGCCGCGGCCGGCGGCGCGCTCGACCTCGGCATCCCCGAGGCGAGCATCGCCATCAACGGCAACGCGCACGGCGCGCCGGTCAAAGTGATCGCGTGCCTCACCGACCGCTATCCGTACAATCTGTTCGCGCGCGCGGGCATCAAGTCGTACGCGGACCTCAAGGGCAAGACGATCTCCCACTGGACGGTCGCGCCGGAAGCCAGCACGGCCCTGATCCGGCGGCTGATGGCCAACGGCGGGTTGAAAGAGGGCGAGTACAACCTCATCGCGGGCGGCGGCCTGCCGGCCCGGTACGCGGCGCTCTCCAAAGGCGCGGTCGACGCGGCGATTCTGACCGCGCCGTTCAACCTTCTCGCGCGGCGGGAGGGCATGACCGATCTCGGCGGCCTGTTTGATATTCCGGCCGTGTTCGCCTGCGTGATCGACAATACCAATTGGGCGGCGCGCAACCGCGACGCCACCGTGGCGACGCTGAAGGCCCTGATCATGGGGTTCCGCTACACCGCGAACTCCGCGCACAAGGACGAAGTGGTGAAGATGCTCGCGGATCTCGGGCACCTGGATCCGGCGGTGGTCGGTCAGACTTACGACCAGTTCTACCGGACTCAGACCTACCTCACGAGCTGGGATCTGGCGCCGAGCCCCCGGTCGATGCAGGGCGTCATCGACATCCTGGCCGGACTCGGCCAGGTCCCGAAGGGGGCGGATCCGCAGCGGTACTTCGACCTCTCCTTTTTGAACGCGGCGCTGGCGCAGGTCGGCAAGTAA
- a CDS encoding molybdopterin cofactor-binding domain-containing protein, which produces MPRLDAAAFATGRACYTTDMGLPGMLHCRLLYAEQAPARIIALDVSDALRLPGVEAVVTAADVPSMPMAGTSISARHLFARGEVRCIGDVIAAVAAVDVETAQRAVDLIRVAYDERPAAYTLEAALAPGAPLVHPDKAGYPVAPWMRHWFVEAPGNESTHFRLVKGDVDAARSRSHVVVRERFRTQRIEHFSMEPHAAVADYDPAVGRVTVWCSTGKPFRTQAQLAELLEVPLNRVNIVFVPTGGDFGGKGEVTVEPYCAVLAMRTGRPVKCVYTREEEFFAATCKTPFDIDLALGFDRDGLLTFLDGELWLDTGAYNSMSAMISVYAAIHLEGPYAIPAVAVHSRCAFTHNTMSGSFRGFGNPQISFAREGLLDEGAARLGLDPAEIRLRNAWRPGWTNCTGQVLDPARHSVHVREVIAAAAEASDFRSRWRAGREAWAGGPAQPGDGGASAGRLRGLGMAAAHHGLGGPALHGTDTGAAFLKANPDGTVTLITGAADVGQGIDTALSQVVAEALGLPRDAIAIAPKTTDGVPQDLGASASRTTYFVGNAVRAASLDLRQKLIAVAAEMLEADPHDLDCADGKVSVRGAPARALAFADLVHYSMRRRGEQPYGAGVQPGYTTQLNERGQGDANNTFEYSCQVAEVEVDPGTGEVRVVRLLNAQDVGRALNPLIVEGQMEGGMVMGLGFALLEEVVCEDGRVLNPFAFDYRTPRAGDLPELATVLLEHHDPRGPYGAKGVGEICMNPTAAAIANAVADAIGIRITSLPITPEKVLAALASRTAAGEPGKGD; this is translated from the coding sequence GTGCCGCGTCTCGACGCCGCGGCATTCGCCACCGGCCGGGCGTGCTACACGACCGACATGGGCCTGCCCGGCATGCTGCACTGCCGGCTGCTCTACGCCGAGCAGGCACCGGCCCGCATCATCGCGCTGGATGTCTCGGACGCGCTGCGGCTGCCCGGCGTCGAAGCCGTGGTCACGGCCGCGGACGTGCCGTCGATGCCGATGGCCGGCACCAGCATCTCCGCGCGGCACCTCTTTGCCCGCGGCGAGGTCCGGTGCATCGGCGACGTGATCGCGGCGGTGGCCGCCGTGGACGTGGAGACGGCGCAGCGGGCGGTGGACCTGATCCGCGTCGCCTACGACGAGCGGCCGGCGGCGTACACGCTCGAGGCGGCCCTCGCGCCCGGCGCACCGCTCGTGCACCCCGACAAGGCCGGCTATCCGGTCGCGCCGTGGATGCGCCATTGGTTCGTCGAGGCGCCGGGCAACGAGTCGACCCATTTTCGTCTGGTGAAAGGGGACGTGGACGCGGCGCGCTCCCGGTCGCACGTCGTCGTGCGGGAGCGCTTCCGCACACAGCGCATCGAGCACTTTTCGATGGAGCCGCACGCCGCGGTCGCGGACTACGACCCCGCGGTTGGCCGCGTCACGGTGTGGTGCTCGACGGGGAAGCCCTTCCGCACCCAGGCGCAGCTCGCCGAACTGCTCGAGGTGCCGCTGAACCGCGTCAACATCGTTTTCGTGCCGACCGGCGGCGACTTCGGCGGCAAAGGCGAAGTGACCGTCGAGCCGTACTGCGCGGTGCTGGCGATGCGCACCGGCCGCCCGGTGAAGTGCGTGTACACCCGCGAGGAAGAGTTCTTCGCGGCCACCTGCAAGACGCCGTTCGACATCGACCTGGCGCTGGGGTTCGACCGGGACGGGCTCTTGACGTTCCTGGACGGCGAGTTGTGGCTCGACACCGGCGCCTACAACTCGATGTCCGCGATGATCTCGGTCTACGCGGCGATCCATCTCGAGGGCCCGTACGCCATACCGGCCGTGGCCGTCCATTCGCGGTGCGCCTTCACGCACAACACGATGAGCGGCTCCTTCCGCGGCTTTGGGAACCCGCAGATCTCGTTCGCGCGCGAAGGCCTGCTCGACGAAGGCGCGGCGCGGCTGGGGCTCGACCCCGCGGAGATCCGCCTGCGCAACGCCTGGCGGCCCGGGTGGACGAACTGTACCGGCCAGGTGCTCGATCCGGCCCGGCACAGCGTGCACGTGCGCGAGGTGATCGCCGCGGCGGCCGAGGCCAGCGACTTCCGGTCGCGGTGGCGCGCCGGGCGCGAGGCATGGGCCGGCGGGCCCGCGCAGCCGGGGGATGGCGGGGCCTCGGCCGGGCGCCTCCGCGGGCTCGGCATGGCCGCCGCCCATCACGGGCTTGGCGGCCCGGCGCTGCACGGCACCGATACGGGCGCGGCGTTCCTCAAAGCGAACCCGGACGGGACGGTCACCTTGATCACCGGGGCGGCCGACGTCGGGCAGGGCATCGATACCGCCTTGAGCCAGGTGGTCGCGGAAGCCCTCGGGCTGCCGCGCGACGCGATCGCGATCGCGCCGAAGACGACAGACGGCGTGCCCCAGGATCTCGGGGCGTCGGCCAGCCGCACGACATACTTCGTCGGCAACGCCGTGCGGGCGGCCTCGCTCGACCTGCGGCAGAAGTTGATCGCCGTCGCCGCGGAGATGCTGGAAGCCGATCCGCACGATCTCGACTGCGCCGACGGCAAGGTGTCCGTCCGCGGCGCGCCGGCGCGGGCGCTGGCGTTCGCGGACCTGGTGCACTACTCGATGCGCCGCCGGGGGGAGCAGCCCTACGGAGCCGGCGTGCAGCCCGGGTACACGACGCAGCTGAACGAGCGCGGCCAGGGCGACGCGAACAACACGTTCGAATACTCGTGCCAGGTGGCCGAGGTCGAGGTCGATCCCGGTACCGGAGAAGTCCGTGTGGTGCGCCTCTTGAACGCGCAGGACGTCGGCCGCGCCCTCAACCCGTTGATCGTCGAAGGGCAGATGGAGGGCGGCATGGTGATGGGGCTCGGCTTTGCCCTCCTCGAGGAAGTGGTCTGTGAGGACGGCCGCGTGCTGAATCCGTTCGCATTCGACTACCGGACGCCGCGCGCCGGCGACCTACCGGAGCTGGCGACCGTGCTGCTGGAGCACCACGATCCGCGCGGACCGTACGGCGCGAAGGGCGTCGGAGAGATCTGCATGAACCCGACCGCCGCAGCGATCGCGAACGCGGTGGCCGACGCGATCGGGATCCGCATCACGTCGCTGCCGATCACCCCCGAGAAGGTGCTGGCGGCGCTCGCGTCGCGGACCGCCGCCGGGGAGCCCGGGAAGGGAGACTAA
- a CDS encoding ABC transporter permease yields the protein MSTRSLPLRWGRVVISGLIGIAVWQFFAAAVVRNALFLPAPGEVLKASIEVVRSGELLDNLKVSLSYFAVGSALGFAAGVLLGVVLGASPRAAEYIDPWVSAAYTAPLVALTPLLIIWFGIGLWSKTIIIALLVVFPVTIGTVAGIRSTDRSLLEVATSMGAGRLDILRKVMVPWSLSFILSGARIGVGRGVIGIFVAELFGGASKGVGLMIQNAASVFNTPLLFVGIMVLALMGVVVTSLIRQLERRMAPWRTQSVV from the coding sequence GTGAGCACTCGAAGCCTGCCGCTTCGATGGGGCCGCGTCGTCATCAGCGGTCTGATCGGCATCGCGGTGTGGCAGTTCTTCGCCGCGGCGGTCGTGCGGAATGCGCTCTTTCTACCCGCTCCGGGCGAGGTGCTGAAGGCGTCGATCGAAGTCGTCCGCAGCGGCGAGTTGCTCGATAATCTTAAGGTCAGCCTCTCATATTTCGCGGTCGGCTCCGCGCTTGGCTTCGCCGCCGGCGTCCTGCTGGGGGTGGTGCTCGGCGCCAGCCCGCGGGCCGCCGAGTACATCGATCCGTGGGTCTCCGCGGCCTACACGGCGCCGCTTGTCGCGCTGACGCCGCTGCTCATCATCTGGTTCGGGATCGGGCTGTGGTCGAAGACGATCATCATCGCGCTGCTCGTCGTTTTTCCGGTGACGATCGGGACGGTGGCCGGCATCCGCTCGACGGACCGCTCGCTGCTGGAAGTAGCGACGAGCATGGGCGCGGGCCGGCTCGACATCCTCCGGAAGGTCATGGTGCCGTGGTCGCTCTCGTTCATTCTCTCGGGCGCGCGAATCGGCGTGGGCCGCGGGGTGATCGGCATCTTCGTCGCGGAGCTGTTCGGCGGCGCGAGCAAAGGCGTCGGGCTGATGATCCAGAACGCGGCGTCCGTGTTCAATACCCCGCTGCTCTTCGTCGGCATCATGGTCCTCGCCCTGATGGGGGTGGTCGTCACCAGTTTGATACGCCAGCTCGAGCGGAGGATGGCGCCGTGGCGCACGCAGTCGGTCGTGTAG
- a CDS encoding ABC transporter ATP-binding protein, which produces MAHAVGRVGKSTELSVDNLTVAFERTSAPPLLVLDHVSFGVEEGQFVALVGPSGCGKTTVLRCMAGLQTPAGGRITIGGRQLTGVDRRVAMVFQSDSLFPWRTVLANVAFGLEVRRIPRAHTAGTVQDLVDLVGLSGFERAYPHQLSGGMRQRVNLARALAVDPEVLLMDEPFSALDMLTRESMQAELQRIWLRRKKTVLFVTHQIEEAVFLADRVLLMSRRPGRLRADVAVPLPRPRDVHARHTPEFHALVDGLAEALSTELIAQDAER; this is translated from the coding sequence GTGGCGCACGCAGTCGGTCGTGTAGGGAAGTCGACGGAGCTCAGCGTCGACAACCTCACGGTCGCGTTCGAGCGCACGAGCGCGCCGCCGCTCCTTGTTCTCGACCACGTGAGCTTCGGCGTCGAGGAGGGGCAGTTCGTCGCCCTCGTCGGGCCGAGCGGCTGCGGCAAGACGACAGTGCTGCGCTGCATGGCGGGCCTGCAGACCCCGGCCGGCGGCCGCATCACGATCGGCGGGCGGCAGCTCACCGGGGTGGACCGGCGGGTGGCGATGGTGTTTCAAAGCGATTCGCTGTTCCCGTGGCGGACCGTGCTGGCGAACGTCGCCTTCGGCCTGGAGGTGCGGCGGATTCCGCGGGCGCACACCGCGGGCACCGTGCAGGATCTGGTGGACCTTGTGGGGCTGAGCGGGTTCGAGCGCGCCTACCCGCACCAGCTGTCCGGCGGGATGCGGCAGCGCGTGAACCTGGCCCGGGCGCTGGCGGTGGACCCCGAAGTCCTGCTGATGGACGAGCCGTTCAGCGCGCTCGACATGCTGACGCGGGAATCGATGCAGGCGGAGCTGCAGCGTATCTGGCTGCGCCGGAAGAAGACCGTGCTCTTCGTGACGCACCAGATCGAGGAGGCGGTGTTCCTCGCCGACCGCGTGCTGCTGATGTCCCGGCGGCCGGGCCGCCTGCGTGCGGACGTGGCCGTGCCGCTGCCGCGGCCGCGGGACGTCCACGCCCGGCATACGCCGGAGTTTCACGCGCTCGTCGACGGTCTGGCCGAAGCCCTCAGCACGGAGCTGATCGCCCAGGACGCGGAGCGGTAG
- a CDS encoding cupin domain-containing protein, with the protein MPLYVRREDIANDTVTTQYTNMSTQMVYGNESCLMLATRPGGYHSHPHKHDTEQMNYVIDGEIWVFVEDKFFLVKAGDYYRIPRNAVHWGWITSDKPCTILEVFAPTYLGGTHPNAAGLYDQGEQPGKIPDIKTEAVSDDYMKVEQKLPIKR; encoded by the coding sequence ATGCCGTTGTACGTCCGGCGTGAGGACATTGCGAACGATACCGTCACGACGCAGTACACCAACATGTCCACCCAGATGGTGTACGGGAACGAGAGCTGCCTGATGCTGGCGACGCGCCCCGGGGGATATCATTCGCACCCGCACAAGCACGATACGGAGCAGATGAACTACGTCATCGACGGCGAGATCTGGGTCTTCGTCGAGGACAAGTTCTTCCTGGTCAAGGCCGGCGACTATTACCGCATCCCGCGCAACGCCGTGCACTGGGGATGGATCACCTCGGACAAGCCCTGCACGATCCTGGAGGTCTTCGCGCCGACGTACCTCGGCGGGACGCATCCGAACGCCGCGGGGCTGTACGACCAGGGCGAACAGCCCGGAAAGATCCCGGACATCAAGACGGAAGCGGTGTCCGACGACTACATGAAGGTCGAGCAGAAGCTGCCGATCAAGCGGTAG
- a CDS encoding amidohydrolase family protein: protein MVTLLALSTFAGESHAREVYFIDVHSQVDRQVDSQTVVALLNQGGVRETILSSTGNASQDKVLDLARRNPAQIIAAVRTKGYMTTTPPDRYRQTVDAQVRSRAYGAMAEVLVYHAAKAAEGGRVNFPEVSVEPDDPRVLFALDLAIRNRWPFIIHIEFAALPTAQRTVFMTKFEALLAKYPDEPFALIHMGQLDASEVGRLIAAHPNVCFIASTSNPITANRGNQPWTNMFAGRRLAAEWKALLVGHPDRFLLAFDNVVAPSWGQQYLGQIALWRGALADLPDDVADSFAHGNAERLWHLPRRTAP, encoded by the coding sequence TTGGTCACCTTGCTGGCACTCAGCACGTTCGCCGGCGAAAGCCACGCTCGCGAAGTGTACTTCATCGACGTCCATAGCCAAGTCGATCGTCAGGTGGATTCCCAAACCGTCGTGGCGCTGCTTAATCAGGGCGGCGTCCGGGAAACCATTCTCTCTTCGACGGGCAACGCGTCGCAGGATAAAGTGCTCGACCTCGCGCGCCGCAACCCCGCCCAGATCATCGCGGCCGTTCGCACGAAGGGGTATATGACCACCACACCGCCGGACCGTTATCGTCAGACCGTCGATGCTCAGGTGCGGTCCCGTGCCTACGGCGCGATGGCGGAAGTGCTGGTGTACCATGCCGCTAAGGCGGCGGAGGGAGGACGGGTCAATTTCCCGGAGGTGTCCGTCGAACCTGACGACCCGCGCGTTCTCTTTGCGCTCGATCTGGCGATTCGCAATCGCTGGCCATTCATCATTCACATCGAGTTCGCCGCGCTGCCCACAGCGCAACGCACCGTTTTCATGACCAAATTCGAAGCGCTGTTGGCCAAGTATCCGGACGAACCCTTCGCTCTGATCCACATGGGCCAACTCGATGCGTCGGAGGTTGGGCGTCTGATCGCAGCCCATCCGAACGTATGTTTCATCGCATCGACTTCCAACCCGATCACGGCCAATCGGGGCAACCAGCCGTGGACCAATATGTTTGCAGGCCGGCGGTTGGCCGCGGAATGGAAGGCGCTTCTCGTCGGTCACCCCGACCGCTTCTTGCTTGCCTTCGACAATGTCGTAGCCCCCAGTTGGGGACAGCAGTATCTGGGCCAGATCGCACTCTGGCGCGGTGCCCTCGCCGACCTACCGGACGATGTCGCCGACTCGTTCGCTCACGGCAACGCCGAGCGGCTTTGGCATCTTCCGCGGCGGACGGCGCCATAA